A single region of the Mycobacterium avium subsp. avium genome encodes:
- a CDS encoding acyl-CoA dehydrogenase family protein, which translates to MTSESVEEFRGRARAWLAANMPRLDPARAALLQRDELSSWHRARELQKLLYDGGFAGICFPREYGGLGLSYEYKKAFDAESVGYETPLLLNVPSFAICCATILDMGSEQQKRTHIAAALRGEEVLVQLLSEPSGGSDLAGVLTRAERRGDRWIINGAKTWSTSAFAADYGLCLARTNWQVPKHEGLTMFLVPLAHPGVTINRIRQVNGSVEFCEEFFDDVDVGDDAVLGEPGKGWDVASRQLYHERRTMGDGSEYTSGPGIAEAQDISVDLLSLIDAVGGPGDPRLQEAVGRALVHRAVHGQLSEHVFHAVVDGTLPPAAGSIIRLSMAEVHNVETDTALAVAGPAAVVDGAGGLLDIGTRYLGRQIASIGGGTTEMARNVIGERVLGFPRERADDRGVPFNQVRRGRNPGGQRN; encoded by the coding sequence GTGACGTCGGAGTCGGTCGAGGAATTTCGGGGCCGGGCCAGGGCCTGGCTGGCCGCGAACATGCCGCGACTCGATCCCGCCCGGGCGGCGCTGCTGCAGCGCGACGAGCTCAGCTCCTGGCACCGGGCCCGGGAATTGCAAAAGCTGCTCTACGACGGCGGATTCGCCGGAATCTGCTTCCCGCGCGAATACGGCGGGCTCGGGCTGAGCTACGAATACAAGAAGGCGTTCGACGCCGAGTCGGTGGGTTACGAGACGCCGCTGCTGCTCAACGTCCCGTCCTTCGCCATCTGCTGCGCCACGATCCTGGACATGGGCAGCGAGCAGCAGAAGCGCACCCACATCGCGGCCGCGCTGCGCGGCGAGGAAGTGCTGGTGCAGTTGCTGTCCGAGCCCAGCGGGGGATCGGACCTGGCCGGTGTGCTCACCCGGGCCGAGCGCCGCGGGGATCGCTGGATCATCAACGGCGCCAAGACCTGGAGCACGAGCGCGTTCGCCGCCGACTACGGCCTGTGCCTGGCCCGCACCAACTGGCAGGTGCCCAAACACGAAGGCCTGACCATGTTCCTGGTGCCGCTTGCCCATCCCGGCGTCACCATCAATCGCATCCGGCAGGTCAACGGCTCGGTCGAGTTCTGCGAAGAGTTCTTCGACGACGTCGACGTGGGCGACGACGCGGTGCTGGGTGAACCGGGGAAAGGATGGGACGTCGCGTCGCGGCAGCTCTATCACGAGCGCCGCACGATGGGAGACGGCTCGGAGTACACCAGCGGCCCGGGAATCGCTGAGGCCCAAGATATTTCGGTCGATCTGCTGTCGTTGATCGACGCCGTCGGCGGTCCCGGCGACCCGCGGCTGCAGGAAGCGGTGGGTCGGGCGCTGGTGCACCGGGCCGTGCACGGACAGCTCAGCGAGCACGTCTTTCACGCCGTGGTCGACGGAACCCTGCCGCCGGCCGCGGGATCGATCATCCGCCTGTCCATGGCCGAGGTGCACAACGTGGAAACCGACACCGCGCTGGCGGTGGCCGGCCCGGCGGCCGTGGTCGACGGCGCCGGTGGCCTGCTCGACATCGGGACGCGCTATCTGGGTCGTCAGATCGCCAGCATCGGCGGCGGCACCACCGAGATGGCGCGCAACGTGATCGGCGAGCGGGTGCTCGGCTTCCCGCGCGAGCGCGCCGACGACCGCGGCGTCCCGTTCAACCAGGTGCGGCGCGGCAGAAACCCAGGAGGCCAACGCAATTGA
- a CDS encoding acyl-CoA thioesterase yields the protein MTDTHVFDEALRLDTLGADARRGRTHPEWANMVGPFGGITAATLLSAVHAHPDRIGDPLDLTVNYAAPIADGDFDVTLRAARTNRTNQHWIVELSQDDVVKTTATAIFALRRDSWSDTEARPPGTPPPERLPSVDPGLVRWTGRYDMRYVEGAMPGRGEDPSPSSTSTLWVRDKAGRPVDYPALAALCDIFYPRVFLRRGGFVPSGTISLTTYFHADQHELDAVGDDFVLASAHANRFDRGYFDQSARVWTRQGGLLASSHQVVYFKG from the coding sequence ATGACCGACACACATGTTTTCGATGAAGCGCTGCGCCTGGACACGCTGGGCGCCGATGCCCGGCGTGGCCGCACCCACCCGGAGTGGGCCAACATGGTCGGACCGTTCGGCGGCATCACGGCCGCCACGCTGCTCAGCGCCGTCCACGCGCACCCCGACCGCATCGGCGACCCGCTTGACCTGACCGTCAACTACGCCGCGCCCATCGCCGACGGCGACTTCGACGTCACGCTGCGGGCCGCCCGCACCAACCGCACCAACCAGCACTGGATCGTCGAGCTCAGCCAGGACGACGTGGTCAAGACCACCGCCACCGCGATCTTCGCGCTGCGGCGCGACAGCTGGTCGGACACCGAAGCGCGGCCGCCCGGCACCCCGCCGCCCGAGCGGCTGCCGAGCGTCGATCCGGGCCTGGTTCGGTGGACCGGCCGCTACGACATGCGGTACGTCGAAGGGGCGATGCCCGGGCGAGGCGAGGATCCCAGCCCGTCGTCGACCAGCACGCTGTGGGTCCGCGACAAGGCGGGACGCCCGGTGGATTATCCGGCGCTGGCCGCATTGTGTGACATCTTCTACCCGCGGGTGTTCTTGCGCCGCGGCGGCTTCGTGCCGTCCGGGACCATTTCGCTGACCACCTACTTCCACGCCGATCAACACGAGCTCGACGCCGTGGGCGACGACTTCGTCCTGGCCAGCGCCCACGCCAACCGCTTCGACCGCGGCTATTTCGACCAGAGCGCCCGGGTGTGGACCCGGCAGGGCGGGCTGCTGGCCAGCAGCCATCAGGTCGTCTACTTCAAAGGCTGA
- a CDS encoding nuclear transport factor 2 family protein, which produces MTERAHSAVADTLPAIESIKQLKARYCRYLDTKDWAAWRTIFTDDFLSDTSEAGGAVIAGADDFVAFTRRALGRATQPTAHQVHNPEIELTSATTARGTWALQDVVRFGPGITLVGYGHYHETYENIDGQWFIKSSKLTRLREDIVTPLFSIYVSPRIRAAIGTFAGRLMDR; this is translated from the coding sequence ATGACCGAGCGCGCGCACAGCGCGGTCGCCGACACCCTGCCGGCGATCGAATCCATCAAGCAACTCAAGGCGCGCTACTGCCGCTACCTGGACACCAAGGACTGGGCGGCCTGGCGGACGATCTTCACCGACGACTTTCTCAGCGACACCTCCGAAGCCGGCGGCGCGGTGATCGCCGGCGCCGACGACTTCGTGGCCTTCACCCGCCGGGCACTCGGCCGCGCCACCCAGCCGACGGCGCATCAGGTGCACAACCCCGAGATCGAGCTCACCTCGGCGACGACCGCGCGCGGGACGTGGGCGCTGCAAGACGTCGTCCGCTTCGGGCCCGGGATAACCTTGGTCGGCTACGGCCACTACCACGAAACCTACGAAAACATCGACGGCCAGTGGTTCATCAAGAGCTCCAAGCTAACTCGACTGCGCGAGGACATCGTGACTCCCCTCTTCTCGATCTACGTCTCCCCCCGGATCCGCGCCGCGATCGGCACCTTCGCCGGCCGCCTGATGGATCGGTGA
- a CDS encoding NAD-dependent epimerase/dehydratase family protein, producing MTANTVLVTGAFGQVGKRCTQLLLQRGRTVVAMDLRNDNTAAVATELAAGGYPGTLIPAYTDLLDAEAVRDLVTAHQPDAVVHLAAVVSPLSYRKPDLARRVNVGGTENLLAACTALSRPPLFLMASSAAVYGSRNPYRQPERITPDTPVNPIDQYGQDKVLAEAAIRASGLPYALFRLGGIISPDTHASINGDYLLLMRSMPSDNRMHAVDARDVALAFANGVDRAATISGKVLLIGGNESYVLTQRELEDAMMEAVGLGRLGPSASLPGNPADDRGWSFTGWYDTTEAQQLLDFQEHDWSQTVAWLAESQGRSRLALRLLGPLLRPLLRTILIVQRRLEGRGPYADPWTLIEKKYGTAALATAD from the coding sequence ATGACCGCCAACACCGTTCTGGTCACCGGCGCGTTCGGACAGGTCGGCAAGCGCTGCACGCAGCTTCTGCTGCAGCGCGGACGCACCGTCGTCGCGATGGACCTGCGCAATGACAACACCGCCGCCGTCGCAACCGAACTCGCCGCCGGCGGCTATCCCGGCACGCTGATTCCCGCCTACACCGACCTGCTGGACGCCGAGGCGGTGCGGGACCTGGTCACCGCCCACCAGCCCGACGCCGTCGTGCACCTGGCCGCCGTGGTCTCCCCGCTGTCATATCGCAAGCCCGACCTGGCCCGGCGAGTCAACGTCGGCGGCACGGAGAACCTGTTGGCCGCCTGCACGGCGCTGTCCCGCCCGCCCCTGTTCCTGATGGCCTCCAGCGCCGCGGTCTACGGGTCGCGAAACCCCTACCGCCAGCCGGAGCGGATCACCCCGGACACCCCGGTGAACCCGATCGACCAATACGGCCAGGACAAGGTGCTGGCCGAGGCGGCAATCCGGGCCAGCGGGCTGCCGTATGCGCTGTTCCGGCTCGGCGGGATCATCTCGCCGGACACCCACGCCTCCATCAACGGCGACTACCTGCTGCTGATGCGGTCAATGCCCAGCGACAACCGGATGCACGCGGTGGATGCGCGGGACGTGGCGCTGGCCTTCGCCAACGGCGTCGATCGTGCGGCCACCATTTCCGGCAAGGTGCTGCTCATCGGCGGCAACGAGTCCTACGTGCTCACCCAGCGCGAACTGGAGGACGCCATGATGGAGGCCGTCGGGCTGGGCCGGCTCGGCCCGTCGGCCAGTTTGCCCGGCAACCCGGCCGACGACCGGGGCTGGAGTTTCACCGGCTGGTACGACACCACCGAAGCCCAGCAGCTGCTCGACTTCCAGGAGCACGACTGGAGCCAGACGGTGGCCTGGCTGGCCGAATCGCAGGGCCGCAGCCGGCTCGCCCTGCGACTGCTGGGGCCGCTGCTGCGGCCCCTCCTGCGCACCATCTTGATCGTGCAGCGCCGGCTGGAGGGACGCGGCCCCTACGCCGACCCGTGGACGTTGATCGAAAAGAAGTACGGCACAGCGGCATTGGCGACCGCCGACTAA
- a CDS encoding aldo/keto reductase, translated as MKQAQLGGLQVGRLGLGAMGMSVAYAGTGTDDAESIRTVHRAIELGVTLIDTAEVYGPYVNEELLARALRGRRDRVVLATKFGLISHTGRDGLDSSPANIRVAVDGSLRRLATDHIDLYYQHRLDRQTPIEDTVGALAELVAAGKIRHIGLSEVGVNTIRRAHAVHPITAVQSEYSLWTRDQEDEILPVLRELGIGFVAYSPLGRGFLTGAIRSAHELPDTDYRRTNPRFAEQNFAHNLRCADELRDIAADVGATPAQVALAWLLAKGPDIVPIPGTKRVARLEENVGADALELTTEQLSRLDRLTPPVGGHHADAQLAWIDR; from the coding sequence ATGAAGCAGGCTCAACTCGGCGGACTGCAGGTGGGCCGGCTGGGCCTGGGGGCGATGGGAATGTCGGTGGCCTACGCCGGCACCGGCACCGACGACGCCGAATCGATCCGCACCGTGCACCGCGCCATCGAGCTGGGCGTGACGCTGATCGACACCGCCGAGGTGTACGGCCCCTACGTCAACGAGGAACTGTTGGCCCGGGCGCTGCGCGGGCGGCGCGATCGGGTGGTGCTGGCCACCAAGTTCGGTCTGATCTCGCACACCGGCCGCGACGGCCTGGACAGCAGCCCCGCCAATATCCGTGTCGCCGTGGATGGTTCGCTGCGCCGGCTGGCCACGGACCACATCGACCTGTACTACCAGCACCGACTCGACCGCCAAACCCCGATTGAAGACACCGTCGGAGCGCTGGCCGAACTGGTCGCCGCCGGCAAGATCCGGCACATCGGTCTCTCCGAGGTCGGGGTGAATACCATCCGCCGCGCGCACGCGGTGCACCCGATCACGGCCGTCCAATCGGAGTACTCGCTGTGGACCCGCGACCAGGAAGACGAGATACTGCCGGTGCTGCGCGAACTCGGGATCGGGTTCGTCGCCTACTCACCGCTGGGCCGCGGCTTCCTCACCGGCGCTATCCGCTCCGCGCACGAGCTGCCCGACACCGACTACCGCAGGACCAACCCGCGGTTCGCGGAACAGAACTTCGCCCACAACCTGCGCTGCGCCGACGAATTGCGGGACATCGCCGCGGACGTCGGCGCCACGCCGGCCCAGGTCGCGTTGGCCTGGTTGCTGGCGAAAGGCCCTGACATCGTGCCGATCCCGGGCACCAAACGCGTCGCCCGCCTGGAAGAAAACGTCGGGGCCGACGCGCTGGAGCTGACTACCGAGCAGCTGTCCCGGCTGGATCGACTCACGCCGCCGGTGGGCGGACACCACGCCGACGCGCAGCTGGCGTGGATCGACCGCTGA
- a CDS encoding acyltransferase family protein, with translation MQHANSARPARNLAVDYYRVSGVVLIVLGHWLAGSVTYHDGQFGRQNPLVDMPWTQWLTWPFQAVPTFFLVAGYAGAVSWTHRHDEEGVPRRSWLQRRLARVLGPTAVYAVLVSAVVVALAACGVAGSVLEYAGWAVAMHLWFLAVYLVVVSLTPIALVAQRRWGLWVPAALAVTVAVLDAARIGAHLPHLSWVNYVLGWGTLYQLGIAWHEGSLAGRRPWLLAGVSAVLLAALIWLRVYPVSMIGVPGQTIDNTTPPTVALLAFGGAQTGIVMAAAPALNRALRAIRAERGLSIANNNIMALYLWHMIPVVIVAIVGYPAGLLPQPPEGSVQWWQARLEWVAVLSAVTAVEMVLLWWARRLFAAPLPLLGVPLPARAAEPVLLAGAALAAYTLSVVAAEGFAPDGRFPWPTALVFTAGVLLAALRPTARPVERPA, from the coding sequence ATGCAGCACGCAAACAGCGCGCGGCCGGCGCGCAATCTGGCGGTCGACTATTACCGCGTGTCCGGGGTGGTGCTGATCGTGCTCGGGCACTGGCTGGCCGGATCGGTGACCTATCACGACGGGCAGTTCGGCCGGCAGAACCCGTTGGTGGACATGCCCTGGACGCAATGGCTGACCTGGCCGTTCCAGGCGGTTCCGACCTTCTTCCTGGTGGCCGGGTACGCCGGCGCGGTGTCCTGGACGCACCGGCACGACGAAGAGGGAGTGCCCCGTCGGTCCTGGCTGCAGCGCCGGCTGGCCCGGGTCCTCGGGCCGACCGCGGTGTATGCGGTGCTGGTGTCGGCGGTGGTGGTCGCGCTGGCCGCCTGCGGCGTGGCGGGTTCGGTGCTCGAGTACGCCGGTTGGGCGGTGGCCATGCACCTGTGGTTTTTGGCGGTGTATCTGGTGGTGGTGTCGTTGACGCCGATTGCGCTTGTCGCGCAACGCCGTTGGGGCCTGTGGGTGCCTGCGGCACTCGCTGTGACGGTGGCCGTGCTCGATGCGGCCCGGATCGGCGCCCATCTGCCCCACCTCAGCTGGGTGAACTATGTGTTGGGCTGGGGAACGCTGTATCAGCTCGGGATCGCTTGGCACGAAGGGTCATTGGCGGGCCGCCGGCCGTGGCTGCTGGCCGGCGTCTCGGCGGTGCTGCTGGCGGCATTGATCTGGCTGCGCGTGTATCCGGTCAGTATGATCGGGGTTCCCGGCCAGACCATCGACAACACCACGCCGCCCACCGTGGCGCTGCTGGCCTTCGGCGGCGCCCAAACCGGAATCGTGATGGCGGCTGCACCCGCGCTCAACCGCGCACTGCGCGCCATCCGGGCCGAGCGGGGGCTCTCGATCGCCAACAACAACATCATGGCCCTCTACCTGTGGCACATGATTCCCGTCGTGATCGTGGCGATCGTCGGATATCCGGCCGGGCTGTTGCCGCAGCCCCCCGAAGGCAGCGTGCAGTGGTGGCAGGCCCGGCTGGAATGGGTGGCCGTCCTGAGCGCGGTGACGGCGGTCGAGATGGTGCTGTTGTGGTGGGCCCGAAGGCTTTTCGCCGCGCCGCTGCCACTGCTTGGCGTGCCGCTGCCCGCGCGCGCCGCCGAACCGGTGCTGCTGGCCGGTGCGGCGCTGGCGGCCTACACCCTGTCCGTGGTGGCCGCCGAGGGCTTTGCGCCCGACGGGCGGTTCCCGTGGCCGACCGCCCTGGTTTTCACGGCCGGTGTGCTGCTCGCGGCGTTACGTCCCACCGCTCGCCCGGTGGAGCGGCCGGCGTGA
- a CDS encoding universal stress protein yields the protein MSAPVQQLGIAVAVDGSPASNAAAYWAAREAAMRHCPLTIVHAVSTPTTMYPPVPYPEALATNLEDEGKQAILHATKIAEEAMPADRQVPIGRKLLYSAPVPALLELSGAVRMLVLGSAGHGLLARGLLGSVSSAVVRHANCPVAVVRDEELPDPHSAPVLLGTDGSPASELATEIAFDEASRRGVDLVAIHAWSDTAVTEVFEIDWPIVEAEAERHLAESLAGWQERYPDVTVHRLVARDRAAQHIISSSETAQLVVVGSHGRGGLARLLLGSVSNAVLHSVRVPVIVARPPA from the coding sequence ATGTCCGCACCCGTCCAGCAACTCGGCATCGCCGTCGCGGTCGACGGCTCGCCGGCCTCGAACGCGGCCGCCTACTGGGCGGCCCGGGAAGCGGCGATGCGCCACTGCCCGCTGACCATCGTGCACGCGGTGTCGACCCCGACCACCATGTACCCGCCGGTCCCGTACCCCGAGGCGCTGGCCACCAACCTGGAAGACGAAGGCAAACAAGCGATCCTGCACGCCACCAAGATCGCCGAGGAGGCGATGCCGGCCGACCGCCAGGTTCCAATCGGCCGAAAACTGCTCTACTCGGCCCCGGTGCCCGCCCTGCTCGAGCTGTCCGGCGCCGTGCGAATGCTGGTGCTGGGCAGCGCCGGACATGGATTGCTGGCCCGCGGTCTGCTCGGCTCGGTCAGCTCGGCGGTGGTGCGTCACGCGAACTGCCCGGTCGCGGTCGTGCGGGACGAAGAGCTGCCGGATCCGCACAGCGCGCCGGTGCTGCTGGGCACCGACGGCTCACCGGCCTCCGAACTGGCCACCGAAATCGCGTTCGACGAAGCATCCCGGCGCGGCGTCGATCTGGTGGCCATCCACGCGTGGAGCGACACCGCGGTCACCGAGGTATTCGAAATCGATTGGCCGATAGTCGAAGCCGAAGCGGAGCGCCACCTCGCCGAGAGCCTGGCGGGCTGGCAGGAACGCTATCCCGACGTGACCGTCCATCGCCTGGTCGCCCGTGACCGGGCGGCGCAACACATCATCAGCAGCTCGGAAACCGCGCAGTTGGTGGTGGTCGGCAGCCACGGTCGGGGCGGGCTGGCCCGGCTGCTGCTGGGTTCGGTGAGCAACGCCGTCCTGCACTCGGTGCGGGTACCGGTCATCGTCGCGCGACCGCCGGCCTGA
- a CDS encoding formate/nitrite transporter family protein — translation MTINASAPQRQGAVAVVDTVTALPAAVAGDGGTADPFEPLTVGAMVDRVSAMAVEKAAHPWAFLMRSLVGGAMVAFGVLLALVVSTGVKTPGVASLLMGLAFGMSFVLILVSGMSLITADMAAGFLAVLQRALSIRSYVVLVAVGLVGNIVGALVFVTVCAAAGGPYLGAFADRAATVGTQKAGQPFWTALLLAVLCTWFLQTSMCMFFKARSDVARMALAFYGPFAFVIGGTQHVIANVGFVGLPLLLNLFHPIAARGDIGWGFGDHGLLTNIGVTTVGNLIGGTVFVALPFWIIAHLQRRRLLSTGALRPDG, via the coding sequence ATGACGATCAACGCTTCAGCGCCGCAGCGCCAGGGCGCAGTGGCGGTGGTGGACACGGTCACCGCGTTGCCCGCCGCCGTCGCCGGCGACGGCGGCACCGCGGATCCCTTCGAGCCGCTGACGGTCGGCGCCATGGTGGACCGGGTTTCGGCCATGGCGGTGGAAAAGGCGGCGCACCCGTGGGCGTTCCTGATGCGCTCGTTGGTCGGCGGCGCGATGGTGGCCTTCGGTGTGCTGCTGGCCCTGGTGGTCAGCACCGGCGTCAAGACACCGGGAGTGGCGAGCCTGTTGATGGGCCTGGCATTCGGCATGTCTTTCGTCCTCATCCTGGTGTCGGGCATGTCGCTGATCACCGCCGACATGGCCGCCGGCTTTCTCGCCGTGCTGCAACGGGCGCTGAGCATCCGCAGCTACGTGGTGCTGGTCGCCGTCGGACTGGTCGGCAACATCGTCGGCGCGCTGGTGTTCGTCACCGTGTGCGCCGCCGCCGGCGGCCCCTACCTGGGCGCCTTCGCCGACCGCGCCGCGACCGTCGGCACCCAGAAGGCCGGCCAGCCGTTCTGGACGGCGCTGCTGCTCGCCGTGCTGTGCACGTGGTTCCTGCAGACCTCGATGTGCATGTTCTTCAAGGCCCGCAGCGACGTGGCCCGGATGGCGCTGGCGTTCTACGGCCCGTTCGCGTTCGTGATCGGTGGCACCCAGCACGTGATCGCCAACGTCGGGTTCGTCGGACTTCCCTTGCTGCTCAACCTGTTTCACCCGATCGCGGCGCGCGGCGATATCGGCTGGGGATTCGGCGACCACGGCCTGCTGACCAACATCGGCGTCACCACCGTGGGCAACCTGATCGGCGGCACCGTCTTCGTGGCGCTGCCGTTCTGGATCATCGCGCACTTGCAGCGGCGCCGCCTCCTTTCGACGGGAGCCCTCCGGCCCGACGGCTGA
- a CDS encoding RNA polymerase sigma factor, giving the protein MVTPVAVPPEGTDAGRLVGGVPLARLVRDFHRPMLNFARTMVDSPAVAEEAVQEAWLQVLRSSDSFQGRSSVGTWLFGIVKHTAARHRRRESRIRRHEVLADADIEAVDPLSGRMHPAGHPDAGHWRVPPSRRFLPEDQTVHRELLGYLREALDALPARQRQLVILRDLVGISAEEAAELLQLSAEAQRALLYRARGNLRNELEKRYQP; this is encoded by the coding sequence ATGGTGACCCCGGTGGCGGTGCCGCCGGAGGGCACCGACGCGGGGCGGTTGGTCGGCGGTGTGCCGCTGGCCCGCCTGGTGCGCGACTTTCACCGGCCGATGCTGAATTTCGCCCGCACCATGGTGGATTCGCCGGCGGTGGCCGAAGAGGCCGTGCAGGAGGCGTGGCTGCAGGTGCTGCGATCCTCGGACTCGTTTCAGGGCCGATCGTCGGTCGGCACCTGGCTGTTCGGCATCGTCAAGCACACCGCCGCGCGGCACCGCCGCCGGGAGTCGCGGATCCGCCGTCACGAGGTGCTGGCCGACGCGGACATCGAGGCCGTCGACCCGCTCTCCGGCCGCATGCATCCCGCCGGGCATCCCGATGCCGGCCACTGGAGGGTGCCGCCGTCGCGCCGGTTTTTGCCCGAAGACCAGACCGTGCACCGCGAGCTGCTGGGCTACCTGCGCGAGGCGCTGGACGCGTTGCCCGCGCGCCAGCGCCAACTCGTGATCCTGCGGGATCTCGTCGGCATCTCGGCCGAGGAGGCGGCGGAGCTGCTGCAACTGTCCGCCGAGGCGCAGCGGGCGCTGCTCTACCGGGCCCGGGGAAATCTCCGAAACGAATTGGAAAAGCGGTACCAGCCATGA
- a CDS encoding acyl-CoA dehydrogenase family protein — MTATVDGATGLLDAALVEDIRAHAAVLDRGQDSARRSFTALGEAGVLGIGAPGNRDGRLPVMAEVIRSISGICMSTGFSLWAHRMTVEYLLTAATPFSAVAVRPLLRGSVLGVTGMAAAFKEAAGCGSMELTATPVAGGYRVSGPIRWASNLYPDSTMVTAVRTEAGERLIVAVPLDTPGVILGEHFDLLALGSTASSYLNFDGAHIADEQVLSRDFDGFLQAVRPTFLVLQSAMCLGLSRTAVRQAGFGLGGVNAVFRADVEAITEKLGAAEETLAKLAAAVGGPAAPSKKELLSLRLAAAELAAASADVEIRTAGGKGYASRTSASRRYREAAFIPVQSPSEAQLRWELAGCG; from the coding sequence ATGACGGCGACCGTGGATGGCGCAACCGGCCTGCTCGACGCCGCGCTGGTCGAGGACATCCGGGCTCATGCCGCGGTGCTGGACCGCGGCCAGGACAGCGCCCGGCGCAGCTTCACCGCGCTGGGCGAGGCCGGCGTGCTCGGGATCGGCGCCCCCGGCAACCGCGACGGCCGGCTGCCGGTGATGGCCGAGGTGATCCGGTCCATCTCCGGGATCTGCATGAGCACCGGCTTCTCGCTGTGGGCGCACCGCATGACGGTCGAGTATTTGCTCACGGCCGCAACCCCGTTCAGCGCCGTCGCGGTCCGGCCGCTGCTGCGCGGAAGCGTACTCGGGGTCACCGGCATGGCCGCCGCGTTCAAAGAGGCGGCGGGCTGCGGCAGCATGGAGCTGACCGCCACGCCGGTGGCCGGCGGCTACCGGGTGTCCGGGCCGATCAGGTGGGCCAGCAACCTGTATCCCGATTCGACGATGGTGACCGCGGTGCGCACCGAGGCCGGCGAGCGGTTGATCGTCGCGGTGCCGCTGGACACGCCCGGGGTGATCCTGGGCGAGCACTTCGATCTGCTCGCCCTAGGCAGCACCGCCTCGTCGTATCTGAACTTCGACGGCGCGCACATCGCCGACGAGCAGGTGCTGTCCCGCGATTTCGACGGCTTCCTGCAGGCGGTCCGGCCGACTTTCCTTGTGCTGCAATCCGCGATGTGCCTGGGGCTGAGCCGGACCGCGGTGCGGCAGGCCGGCTTCGGGCTGGGCGGAGTCAACGCGGTGTTTCGCGCCGACGTCGAAGCCATCACCGAGAAGCTGGGCGCAGCCGAGGAAACGCTGGCGAAACTGGCCGCGGCCGTGGGCGGGCCGGCGGCGCCGAGCAAGAAGGAGCTGTTGTCACTTCGGCTGGCCGCGGCCGAATTGGCCGCCGCCAGCGCCGATGTGGAGATCCGCACCGCCGGCGGCAAGGGTTATGCGAGCAGGACATCGGCGAGCAGGCGCTACCGGGAGGCGGCGTTCATTCCGGTCCAGTCCCCGTCCGAGGCGCAGCTGCGCTGGGAGCTGGCCGGATGCGGCTGA
- a CDS encoding OsmC family protein: MTDALVIDAEGLDRLSCNAKANPETGKKTLKAKTVCEKGFRNMTYVRDLAPMLVGEPPALLGDDSAPNPSETALAALGSCVSVGLLANATHRGVTLTKIEVEMEADIDISAVWGVGDTPPGKRLGFSAVRCTVSLAGDADEATLKEIHDNAIAWSPVVNTFRNPVSVDSTLVTG; this comes from the coding sequence ATGACCGACGCGCTCGTCATCGACGCCGAAGGCCTGGACCGGCTGTCCTGTAACGCCAAGGCAAACCCCGAGACCGGCAAGAAGACGCTGAAGGCCAAGACGGTGTGCGAGAAGGGATTCCGCAACATGACCTACGTCCGGGACCTGGCGCCCATGCTGGTGGGGGAGCCGCCCGCGCTGCTGGGCGACGACTCGGCGCCCAACCCCTCCGAGACCGCGCTGGCCGCGCTGGGCTCCTGCGTGTCGGTGGGGTTGCTGGCCAACGCCACGCACCGCGGCGTGACGCTGACCAAGATCGAGGTCGAGATGGAAGCCGACATCGACATCTCCGCGGTGTGGGGTGTCGGGGACACCCCGCCGGGTAAGCGGCTCGGGTTCAGCGCGGTGCGCTGCACGGTGAGCCTGGCCGGGGACGCGGACGAGGCCACGCTGAAGGAGATCCACGACAACGCCATCGCCTGGTCGCCGGTGGTGAACACCTTCCGCAACCCGGTCAGCGTCGACTCCACCCTGGTCACCGGATGA